In Pelagicoccus sp. SDUM812003, the genomic stretch CGACAAAGGCTGCCCCCTCCGGCTCGTGGCAATCGGAGCAGTTGACGCCAGCTTTGGCGTGGGCGCTGAGAGACCAGTCGTACACCACGCTTTGAGTGAAAGCCACGTCGTCCGGACTGTCGCGATCGCTGGCTCCTAGCGGCTGGCGCCGGTTTTCCTCGGACCATCCATGGTAGTGGTTTTTCGGTAGCTTGCGCGGATCCTCCGCAAAGGGCTTGTCGTTCAGGTGCTGCTCCAGAAAGTCTTCGTAGAGTGCGGTGTTGTCGTGGTAGTTGTGGCAGCCTGCGGTGGAGCAGCTATCGAAAGGCAGCCCTTTATGCGTCGGTCGATCCTCTTCGATGTCCTGATGGCAGAAAAAGCAGTAGTCGGCTGGAAGCGTGAGGCCCATTTCGAGCGTGGTTTCGGGACTGTGCTCGCGGTGGCAGGTGACGCAGTTTCGAGCGTCGAGGATCTCCACCCGGTCGGCATTGCGCGGATCGAGAAACTTGGCTTTGGGGTGGGAGTCGTTGGCCCGTTTCAGCTCCGCCTGGTGACAGTCCGTGCAGGCGTTCGGCCTGAGGCCCATATCGTCCGAGTGACAGGCCGAGCACTGCAGCTCGATCTGGTGATGGCCGTGCGAGGTGGCGCCGGGGAGAAAGGCCGATTCCTGGGTCACGCCGGCTTCAGGACTGAACTGGACCAGGCAGATGACTGGTACGATCGCTGCGAGGATCCACTGGAGCTTGTTGCTGGACATCGTTTCGATTTAGTAGGCGTAGACCTTGTAGATGTGAAAGCCCAGCAATGCCGGATAGGGCCAGAAAAAGACGATGTGCATCCTTGTCACAAAGGAACGGATACGACGCGCAAGGGGCGAGGTGAAGCGATCCTCCATAGCGACGGTGAGACCCGCTAGGGCTCCGACTAGATTTAGGGAGACGAAGACGCT encodes the following:
- a CDS encoding cytochrome c3 family protein, with translation MSSNKLQWILAAIVPVICLVQFSPEAGVTQESAFLPGATSHGHHQIELQCSACHSDDMGLRPNACTDCHQAELKRANDSHPKAKFLDPRNADRVEILDARNCVTCHREHSPETTLEMGLTLPADYCFFCHQDIEEDRPTHKGLPFDSCSTAGCHNYHDNTALYEDFLEQHLNDKPFAEDPRKLPKNHYHGWSEENRRQPLGASDRDSPDDVAFTQSVVYDWSLSAHAKAGVNCSDCHEPEGAAFVEKPGFAACQSCHDYETETFLESMHGMRLAAGLSPMTPALAEIPMHQSAAHKELSCVACHDAHSSDVQFASRQACISCHDSEHVNNYRGSLHAELWTKELAGEGPPDSGVSCATCHFPRVERNEFGEVSNRVLHNQNETLRPNEKMIRPVCLQCHGLGFAIDALADQDLIRSNFQGRPQVHVESLEMVEEKLRRLQSERSP